CGCCAATTTCAACCTTTCGCTGAACATGGGTCTGCGCGGGCTGGCTGCGACCAATGCGGAGTTTCGCGCAAAGCGTTCGCGGGCCAGCGCAAACTGGATCTACCTGCGTTCCAGCCTGGACATACTGTACCGCCTGCCGGCCGATCTGCAGCTGTCGATTGCGATGGCGGGGCAGCTTTCGGGCGAGCCGCTGATCAGCAACGAAGGTTTTGCAATCGGCGGGCTCGACAGCGTGCGCGGCTATCTCGAAAGCCAGGATCTGGGCGATCTGGGCTTTTCGCAGCAGATCGAACTGCGCAGCCCGGCGATTTCGGGCGGCGCCCTCAATGAACTGCGCTTCTTCGCCTTCACCGACATGGGCATCACCGGCATTCGCAAGCCATTGCCCGTTAACGGCGTGGTCGATGACGGGACACGCCTGCTGAGTGCGGGCGGGGGCCTGCGCGCGCGCTTCTTCGACAATGTCAACCTGATGCTGCTGCTGGCTGCGCCGCTGCGGAACGAGGAGTCCGTCGACACGGATTTCGGCGATCTTCGCGGCCAGTTCCGGCTGTGGCTCGATTTCTAATCTTTTCCCAGATCTTTCGGAGCGGACGAATATGAAAAAACTGCTGATATCCATGGCCGCCCTGGCCGCACTGGTGCCCGGCACCGCGGCGGCGCAGGAATGGTGGGATTCTGACTGGGGTGAGCGTCGGTCGATTTCGGTTTCTGCTGGTGATGTTGTTGGCGGTGCTGTTGGCAATGCGCCTGTTCTGGTTCGGCTTCACGCGGGCAATTTCGATTTTTCGCAGGTTGCGGCTGACGGGTCGGATCTTCGCTTCGTCACGGCGGACGGGACGCCGCTCGACGCGCATCTGGAGAGTTTCAACCGGCAGGCGGAAGTGGCTTTGGCCTGGGTCGAGCTGCCTTCGGTGGGCGCCGCGCAGCAGCAGATCTATGTCTATTACGGCAATGCGGATGCTCCGGCTGTAGGGACGCCGGCGGACACTTACGATGGCGAGCAGTCGCTGGTGGTTCATTTTGCCGAGGGTTCGGCCCCGCGCGATGCGACCGCGAACAACAATGCGATTGCCGACTTCGTGGGCGAACTGGTGCCCGAAGGTCTCGTGGCGGGCGGCGCCCGTCTGACCGGCAGCAGCCGGATGCAGATTGCGCCGAGCCAGTCGCTGACCATTGCCGCCGGGGGCGAGGCCAGCGTGTCGGCATGGGTCCGTCCTGCAGAACAGCAGGTGGGCGAAGCGGCGATCTTCACCAAGTATGGCGCGCAGGGGCCTGCGGGTGCGGAGCGGCTGTCGATCGGCCTGCGCGGCAATGCCCCTTACGTTCAGGTGATCGATGGTTCGGGCGCTGTGCGCGAGGCGGCGGCCGATGCGACGCTGGCGCCGGGCGAATGGGCGCATCTGGCGGTCAGTGCCGGGGACGGCGTGGTCACGCTATATGTCGGCGGACAGCAGGCAGCACAGGTTGCGGCCGATCTTCCGGCGCTCGGCGGCATGGCGCTGGTCGGCGCAAACGGGCAGCTTCCCTCGTTTGCCGGTGATCTTGACGAGCTGTGGCAGGCCAACACGGCACGTTCGGCGGACTTTGTTGCCTTTGCGGCGGCTTCGCAGGGGCGCGATGCCACAGTGGTTCAGACCAGCGGGGAAGCGCAGGAAGCGGGCGATGCGGCGGGTGGTCACAACTACCTGTCGGTGCTGTTCGGTGCGCTGACGGTCGATGCCTGGATCGTGATCGTGATCCTGCTTG
The nucleotide sequence above comes from Pelagerythrobacter marensis. Encoded proteins:
- a CDS encoding DUF2341 domain-containing protein, with amino-acid sequence MKKLLISMAALAALVPGTAAAQEWWDSDWGERRSISVSAGDVVGGAVGNAPVLVRLHAGNFDFSQVAADGSDLRFVTADGTPLDAHLESFNRQAEVALAWVELPSVGAAQQQIYVYYGNADAPAVGTPADTYDGEQSLVVHFAEGSAPRDATANNNAIADFVGELVPEGLVAGGARLTGSSRMQIAPSQSLTIAAGGEASVSAWVRPAEQQVGEAAIFTKYGAQGPAGAERLSIGLRGNAPYVQVIDGSGAVREAAADATLAPGEWAHLAVSAGDGVVTLYVGGQQAAQVAADLPALGGMALVGANGQLPSFAGDLDELWQANTARSADFVAFAAASQGRDATVVQTSGEAQEAGDAAGGHNYLSVLFGALTVDAWIVIVILLVMLAIAIAVMVSKAGLLSRVERANAAFREAFRNASGEAGLHDGLVGSDRLQWAPASTLGQLFSVGREETRQRLDEGRRSARDQFALAPQSVAAIRAAMDAQMAREGQKLNARMVLLTIAISGGPFLGLLGTVIGVMITFAGVAAAGEVNINAIAPGIAAALLATVAGLAVAIPALFGYNWLLSRVEKVEIDNQVFVDELEKRLAETYRPSAAAQAAG